AACATTTTATTAATCAGCCTTTGGTAAGTGGTGCTGGCGTTCTTTAACCCGAAAGGCATCACGATGGTACAATAGACACCCTTGAAGGTTCGAAAGatggtgtgctcctgatcagtgacgtgcatggatatttggttatatctcgagtatgcgtccataaatgaCAACAACTCGTAAccggaggtggcatcgaccatctgatctatcctggacagtggaaaacaatccttcagAAAGGCCTTGTTAAGGTCCAAAAAATCtatgcatgtcctccaagtgccatttgGATTTGGCATAAGGACAGGATTGGACAGCCACCTGGGATATTGGgattctcggataaacccattggagaGGAGCTTGTCAACCTTGGCTTTGAGGGCCTCTTTTCGAGTTTGGTCAAACATCTGTTGCTTCTGCTGGATGGGAGGAAAACTAGAGTCGAaattcaaggcatggcatataACGTTTGGATTAATGCAAGTCATGTCgaaatgtgaccatgcgaatacatcttgGTTCTCTTAGAGGAAGATCAATAACGCTTCTCGGACCTCCGTTTTCAAGCCTCCCTCGACTTTCACCTTCCTATCAGGGGTGGAGGTATCTAGAACTACCTCCTTTATTTCCTCTATTTGTTCAATGGAtctctcctcttgaacccttggGTCTAACTCGTGAGGCCCCGAGTCTTGCACTGATCGTACCTCCGAGGTCTCAAAGTTCTCACAGACTTCCTCCAACACCATCTTCACGAGAGCCTTGAGAGAGACATTATAGCATTGTCTCACCTCCTTTTGGTCACCGCACACTCTGTCGATTCCTGCATCCGTGGGGAATTTTATGCACAAATGGCGAATGGAGGTGGCCGCcccgaactccaccagtgctgGCCGTCCCAAAATGACATTGTACATTGAGAgacaatccaccaccacgaaggtgCAATACTTAAAGTCCTGGCGAGGTACATCTCCAAGCGTCAGTAGGAGCTTTATCTGCCCCATTAGGACGAGGGCCTCTCCCGAGAACCCGTAGAGTATCGAGGCGCATGAGGACAAGTCTGCTGTAGTCAACCCTATCTTCTCAAAGGCTGATTTGAACGAGATATTCACCGAATTCCAATTGTCTACCAGAATCCCCGCCACCATATTGTTGGAAatttggctctcaatcaccaaTGGATTGTGATATGAGAAATGAACTCTCCGAGCATCGTCTTCGGTGAACGTTATAACTTGGTCAATCATTCGCGGCATTTGGGCATGTAATTGGGTCAAAGCCATTACCTCAAAATCGTGGTTCAAGGCTTGCGCATACCTGTTCTGCGAGCTTCATAAGATGCCCCCTAGGTGAGGTcctcctgagatggttcctaCCCGCCCATTTACTAGAGGAGGCCCTTGGGTTGCTGGATGCTAGGGACCTACAAGGGTTACTGTCGGGACCTGAGGTGTGCAGGTGGGACGGCTAGTCCCACCATGAGTTGATGTGCTTGACGCTGTCCACTTTTAGCAtactgatggaggtgtcccagcttgatgaggttttcaatctcatccATGAGCTGGCGACATTCATTAGTGTGAtgccctatgtcgttgtggaaacgaaaaAAATTTGCCAGGGTCTCGTCTATCCTTATCTCTTTGGATGGGTTGCGGCTTCCTGTAGTGCACTTGCTATGTTGTGACCATGAAGATGTTCTCTCAGGAATCCACTAAGTCAGTATACTCtgaatactgtgagatgtacttcTCGCCTGATGCGACTCCCTTCTCGGACGGTGTGATTCCGTTTCCACTAGGTTTGCGACTCTTACCCTTCCTTCTGTGCCTTGTGCCACTGGGAGCTCGACTGGATCCAGCCATATGGGATGGGGCGATATCTCTAGCACTGAATGTAGGCTGAAAAGTGCTGTATCCAGTGGGCGCTACCCCAAACCCTGCCAGAGACATAACAAATCCAGGTGCAGACATGGCGCTACAACCGAAAGGGGCGATGCTCTAGCCTGGATGGGCTCCCAATGAACCTTACTGAATGTGAACATAGGGGGAGTATTGGATCCCTGAGGCCATGGGGCCAGGAATGGCCGAGGCGGGGAAAAAGGTGGACGCTCCGAACGCCCCAATCTGGGCTTTTTCCCAACTGATGTATTCTTAAGCCCGACGAATGAAGTCGTTGAGACGTCGACATCCCCTTCGCTGGAGATCATCCCAGAGTGGGGATCCCGTGCAGATGCCAGCTTGCAATGCCATCAGTTgttggccatcatcgaccctcttaGTCCTTGCCGCTTTTTCTTTGAAGAgtttgatgtaggccttgagggtctcAAATGTTCCTTGCTTGATGTTGGAAAAGGtgttgacctcaaagcttaccttatgGACTCTTATGAACTATCTTCGGAAGGTGGATGATAATTTTTGCCATGTCTGAATGGACCTTGGTTGGAGCTTCTTAAACCATTCGTCCGCTGGTCCTATTAGGGTGAGGGGGAACACGTGACATTTTGCATCATCGGAGACATAATGCACCGACATTAGCATGTTGAACTTGGACAAAAGGTCCATGGGATCCCAACCACCATCATAAGCTAGTATGATTGACTTCTTGAATCTCGGAGGTAGCAGGGCCTCAACAAGGTGAGGAGCACATGGCTCTACCTCCTCATCTTCCGAGTCAGACTCGTGACCTTGTTGCCTGGCCATTCTGAGCATTAATCGCTTTAGACTTTCTCATTCTGCTCAGAGCAGATCACGATCCTGGTTGATGCTCTGTGTTGGGAAATCCCTTCTTCAAGCGTTGAGATTGTCTCGGAGATCTGATGGGCCTCTACCAGCAGGCTCTCGTACCCCGACCTTATTACACCTCCGAGCATTGAGGTTATCTCGTTGGTCGTCCTGTCCTCGAAACACACCGTTATCTTCTTGGCGAACCACCTCAGTTTCTCCATCTGACTCATTTTCGTTTACGAAGATATTGATTTCCTGTTTCCGATTTGGTGGGGCATTCCTCGGGCGATTAATCCTATGAGACTAGTTAGGTCCCGAAGGGACACCAGCTCCAGGCCTCGCACGGTCAGTTTAAGCGCGTCGGGGTGGAGGGCATCGAGCTCCATGGGCGCTGCTTGCCTGGCGGTGTCCTCGGGCCCTTGCTTCATTACCCTTATCAGTTTGCTGTGGAGCAGAGTGGCCTTTGGACTCTTGACAAGCCCTCTTATCCTTCGAAGCAGGGTCATCACTGGCCTTTCCTTTACCATGGTCTTGCGGTGGCGCTGAAGCTCCAACTCCTGCTGGGTGCCCAGTGGGCACCCTAGCTGGCGGATCCTGCATCTCGGCATCTAGGTGCTCAGGAGGCACATTAGCTATGTTGAAGGGTGGCACTCCAACATGGTGCGCAGGTGGCATGCCTGTTGGTTGCCTAGCTGATGCATTTTCGTTGGGGTCCACTCGCAACCCTTgggctgcaagagtggccttcatggcaagcaCCATCTCTTGAAGAGCAGCGATGTTACCTTCTTGAACATCAAGTTCTTTTTTGGGTAGCCACCTGCTCGCGGAGCACCACCACGTCTTGCATCTCTTCTGCCTCCATGGGCTGAGGATCTTCATCCTCATAGTACCCTTGGTCGGCATCATTATCTTCGTCGTCATACGCAGCATACTCATCGTAGTCCTCCATCTTCTCAGGTACGTCCTGAGGTGGTTGCCTACTTGGTTCTCCTCCTTCAACTCTGGTAGGAGGGGGCACTTCATCTGTAACGTTTCTTCGTGTAGTCACCATGATCGTGAATGTCAAATGCttccttcaagctctcaatgaaaggaGCAAAACgttgactgtctttttcactatcaactttTATAAGAGAGGTTAAAGAAATAATTGTAAGAGCACAAAGGTTTTTACGTGATTCAGGTTATAAAaaaaccctagtccacgagtctctagtattagGGAGATTCCAAACTTGTAATTGCAAGTTTTTTTAGATTGCTATGAGTACAAgtagttttctctctaaaaaactgaaccctttccaatgagactcccaaccctatttatagagactgtggtcattaatgttaatcataaacaattaatacacattcttttCGTTATTGGAGTATTAATATACTTCAATGCATTAggttgcattgaatagagaccacgacccaggCAAGATTTgtggggcccactgcagaaaggtagCCACTTTACTGGGAACATGCCTCTAGAACTGTCAGGGAATGTTGTACATACTTTCGTGTCAGGCAGCGTAGTGGGTGTGCAAATTttcgagtcgtacactcgacaacactgttgGCAGATCATCCACAAACGTTGTCAGGCGATCCTCTAATTCTGAAAACCCGCACCTACTGACACATTGCTCCACCTCCTAGGTCCGTGAACCAGAACCTCGGGCCTGGGAGGCGATGGAGATATGAAACCCCTTGCCTTAACTGTCCGAGTTGGAGAACCTCCATCTCCGAGACCGAAAATCGGCGAGTAACTCACCAAGAAACTTACTGCCCCCTTCGAATAAAACCTAATCTAGGAAGACCTTTTCTCCGACTACAGGCCTCGGGTAGTAACATGCCCCGAGGATGCCCACAAACATCCTAGCTAGCCATTGGGGGTTGCCACGTGTCGGTGGtaaaaaatacaaacaacaataataaataatgcTAATTGAATGATATTTATTCTATAGATAAAAATATGCAGCTTTTGTAAAATTAATTTCAAACATATACCATTATGTTCTATAACAAATTTATATCTAATGAACAAAAAAGGAGAAACAAAGTGTACCGTGACATTGTTTCCTATATGGAAATATTGCTCAAACTATCCAGTCTTTCGACTCTTTTCCACGTTCTTTCTCATACTATAAAACTAATATATTGTAAATAACTGTACTTTTTAATAAATGAAGATAAAAAATTGAATGGTACTCCTCCAACTATTCGGAAATATAATCAAGTTTGAGAGGAAATAATATTGAAACATACATGTGATAATGATTAAATTATTGAATCTAGAATTTCCATATTCTctcatttttaataaataatatcatGTCTTATCAAAATTGACAAGTAGCTCATTTTGTTTTATATAGACCGCCTATTTGTCCTCATTTTGTAATAAACAAAATACATTCGCGTATGTAGTTATGTCTTATGTATTGCACATTAAGAGAAATGATGATAAGAAATCACCTAAAATAAAGGCATatccttatttttaaaattatagataaataattttttttatatcgtTGATtatctaaattattattttttataatttatttatttatttaggactatataattttaatatagtggtatatatatattaattttatttaattagtttttattttaaagttatattaattttttaagttttttcataaattgttgttatattattttctaattagtgtatatgttttttgtggtatggtatataattttttttgtgatatttagtttctattttattatatacataatagtagtatataattttatatcatggtatatacattttaatggtaataTATAACTTTGTTatcatagtatatatattttttagtattaattttgtaagttttgattgtatattatttttcaactcagtatatatattttgtggtatgatatttcattcaacaactcataaaaaacgaaaaaaaatcaaaataactttaaaataaaaactaatatacatataccataatattaaaatatttagaataaaatagtaatttgttaaagggcatatttggtaatatgtgatattcaagagatgattaggctattttactacaaaattaaaaacataggcATTTACTTACTTTTACACACCATCAATAGTCATTTTGCACCATGcccaattttattttatatatttaagttAAAATTTAATATACTCTAAATTTGGTTTGAATTATTTAGATttctaataattaatattatcaaTTTATCAATTGTAGGGTAAAATAGGATCACATATAAGTCTATATGAATGATTCTTATTGcacaaaataatatataatagaaaatataaatacatacatataagtgattttcatacagagattcataaatacaacaataaaaccattagagtacttacgagatgcgtagCGGAACAATTACTAGAccatttggattccctaaccttttgtccttgttgagTACTAGATATTGCAAGGAATTCAAACCGCTTTAAAATAAGACCATAGTCTTTCTTTAAAACAatctagtgtttgtgtgggcaagtctcaacacatgagaagagaattcctagagagaaaactaagagagagtaaGCGGCAAtgtatagaatattagtagtaAACTTTTACATTGTCAAATTCATTTTTTTAATGCATtatataacactagtatatataggcaattggCTAGGACATACAATATGTTTTAGtttcccattttattttaattatttaacaattattattaattaaatacttttcaagattaaccaattataattttgacatttatttaattcattttattaatattaataccaatttatcaatattaacaaaattatcccaatttgatataatactctctttttgggactttgcaataaaaacctcaaatgaTGGTCATTTCGCTTGAATGGAAGGATTCAAGGGAATTTCAAAGGAAGGAAGGGGCTTCGGCAGGGAGACCCTATATCACCATTATTATTTGTCATAGTAATGGATTATATGACTCGCATTCTAATTAAGGCTTCAAAGGATAATCGTTTCAGATTTCATCCTTTGTGCGAGTCTTTGAATCTCATTAATCTCTATTTTGCTGACGATCTCATCATTTTTTGCAAAGGAACTATTTCATCTGTTCAGGTTCTTTGTGACGTGTTTGCTGAGTTTGGTAACTCCTCGGGCTTAATGATAAATTACTCAAAGTCTCACATATACTTTGGAGGTGTTTCCGCATAGATAAAATCGAATATTTTGGCTTGCTCGAATCTGGTAGAAGGCCATTTTCCTATGAATTATCTAGGGGTTCCTCTACGTCCAACCAAATGGAAATCAACAGATTgtgatgttatttttaaaaagattCAGCTGCGTCTCAACGTGTGGTCCAGCCGCCATCTTTCTTATGCGAGTAGAGTCCAACTAATTCAGTCAGTACTAATGGGTATTCGGACATATTGGATGAGTATATTCATGCTTCCTCAAAATGTTGTGAAGGATATTGATAAAGTTTGTCACCAATTTCTTTGGGGCGAGAGTGGTTCCCGCAGTAAGTTTTATCTCACTTCTTGGGAGCAAGTCTGCCGTCCTAAGCCATTTGGGGGTTTAGGATTTCGGGAGGGGGCTATGTGGAATAAGCTAAAACTTGCAAAGTATATATGGGCAATTGAATCTAAACAAGACCATCTCTGGGTCAAGTGGGTCAACTGTGTTTACCTGAAAGGAATAAGCATTTAGAGTTCTAAACCTAAAGCTGATACCAGCTGGTACTGGAGGAAAATGATGCTTTTCTGTCAAGCGATATCGAAGTCTGACTTGCAGAATGCAGTAGTCAATGGAAAGTTTCATCTGGGATCCTTTTACAATCAGCGACTGAGGATTGAAAAAGTTGATTATGCTAAACCAGTTTGGTGTAAGCTTTCGGTGCCTAAGCATAGATTTATTCTTTGGCAGGCTATTAACCATCACTTGCTAACTCGGGATTTACTGGTAGTTCATCACATACCAGTAGCTAATACTCACTGTCCGGTTTGTGAGCTTGCTGAGGAGTCCCATGGCCATCTTTTCTTTGACTGCGCCTTCTCTAGAAAGGTTTTACAGCTGATTTCAGGTTGGCTTGGTGGGATATGCTGGCCTGTGAATTATGAGAACTGGACTGCTTGGCTGTCTAAATGGAAGTCTGACTGGATTCATCACATAGTGGCTGCTTCACTTGCTGCCTGTACCTATTATATCTGGTATAATAGGAATTCTTACTGTTTTAAGGATAGCTGTTTCACTGCCTTTAAAATTGACAATCTGATAAGGCAAGCTCTCAAAGCTAGGATCCTTAATGTAAATTCTAGACACTTAACTACTAGAGAAAGGCACATGTTTGAATTTGTAAAGTCCTTGTAAATTCTGAGGGTAGTGTTTTTGCTCCCTTTTGTTTGTATTTAGTTTGGTTGATCAATGAAAATTTTCTTTTTgataaatgaaaaaataaataaaaacctcaaatattcttctatttcttttctcacagaatatcaataaataatttaacattatttatttccattgaactagtcaatatgatatttttataattaattattcaagactactaggttcattttgataaaagatgacatggggaccatggatccatgaactcaagctccaataaattgtcgtgagtttatttataacaaataatctcagtACCTTatcaattcctcgtgactccactatagactcggaatcacactcttgaatttatagaacgctttacactaaatgtaaatacgttatctaTTGTTATAACTATAACCGTctttcaatcctctatagatgataaACTAATGAGACAGGTGAAAATTACCAtgttacccctcattggtattttatccttaactcccacaaagttccttgtaaatgatatttctgtaatttaattatagaaatgagtactctatcatttaacacttgaaccaagctataaggaaatcatcgtttcatttcttaaacagaagctatagatttcatatctatgataaatactcctaTTCAATTATACTATCAAATCTCCAAtctgtaagtatgagctagtccgtagggtaggctggtaacgaacaaatcaaaagacttgaataataaaattagcagaatattaatcactcagaattaagattgaattaacatatggtcaatgttgtgatatgattagattagataataacaataCTTACTTttcttgtcaataatcaatatcgg
The Humulus lupulus chromosome 6, drHumLupu1.1, whole genome shotgun sequence DNA segment above includes these coding regions:
- the LOC133785141 gene encoding uncharacterized protein LOC133785141, which gives rise to MMLFCQAISKSDLQNAVVNGKFHLGSFYNQRLRIEKVDYAKPVWCKLSVPKHRFILWQAINHHLLTRDLLVVHHIPVANTHCPVCELAEESHGHLFFDCAFSRKVLQLISGWLGGICWPVNYENWTAWLSKWKSDWIHHIVAASLAACTYYIWYNRNSYCFKDSCFTAFKIDNLIRQALKARILNVNSRHLTTRERHMFEFVKSL